From a single Streptomyces sp. NBC_00377 genomic region:
- a CDS encoding ATP-binding SpoIIE family protein phosphatase: MTRVWDVPVHDSTRVRESQVAAQEAAAVAGLGRSRAADAALVATELATNLLRHARGGRLLVEAVGPPAAGAADLVVQITAVDHGPGMSDVPAALGDGFSTAGSLGAGLGTCRRVADDFDLHSVPGRGTVALARIGGAARSRGRRELGPGQEGPSGAPGDASPAAALFSVRVGGVNIPFRGAECSGDAWTCARDGDRLTLMLADGLGHGPEAARASTTAAREVHRSAHLPPAELLRRLDDALRGTRGAAVAVAQLDLRAGRLRFAGVGNVGARLREGDSWRHLLSRPGIVGAHRPSTLPETEAAWATDRLLVLHSDGLPSRWVPPAGPRLLSCDPAVTAAVTVRDAGSSARPVRDDTAVAVLAPTPPDRR; this comes from the coding sequence ATGACACGGGTGTGGGACGTCCCGGTGCACGACTCGACGCGGGTGCGGGAATCACAGGTCGCCGCGCAGGAAGCGGCGGCGGTGGCCGGCCTGGGCCGCTCGCGCGCCGCCGACGCCGCCCTGGTGGCGACCGAGCTGGCGACGAACCTGCTCAGGCACGCGCGCGGCGGACGGCTCCTCGTGGAGGCGGTCGGCCCGCCCGCCGCGGGGGCGGCCGACCTCGTCGTGCAGATCACCGCCGTCGACCACGGGCCGGGTATGTCCGACGTCCCTGCCGCCCTGGGCGACGGGTTCTCCACGGCGGGCTCGCTCGGCGCCGGCCTGGGCACCTGCCGGCGGGTGGCCGACGACTTCGACCTGCACAGCGTCCCCGGCCGCGGGACGGTCGCACTGGCCCGGATCGGCGGGGCCGCCAGAAGCCGCGGCCGCCGTGAGCTGGGCCCCGGGCAGGAGGGGCCGTCCGGCGCACCGGGTGACGCCTCCCCCGCAGCCGCCCTCTTCTCCGTGCGCGTCGGCGGCGTCAACATCCCCTTCAGGGGCGCCGAGTGCTCGGGGGACGCCTGGACCTGCGCCCGTGACGGCGACCGGCTGACCCTGATGCTGGCCGACGGGCTGGGTCACGGCCCCGAGGCCGCCCGTGCCTCGACCACCGCGGCGCGGGAGGTGCACCGCTCGGCCCACCTCCCGCCGGCCGAACTGCTGCGCCGCCTCGACGACGCGCTGCGCGGCACGAGGGGCGCCGCGGTCGCGGTGGCCCAGCTCGACCTGCGGGCCGGGCGGCTGCGGTTCGCCGGCGTCGGCAACGTGGGAGCGCGGCTGCGCGAGGGCGACTCCTGGCGTCATCTGCTGTCCCGGCCCGGCATAGTCGGCGCGCACCGGCCCTCGACCCTGCCCGAGACCGAGGCGGCCTGGGCCACGGACCGCCTGCTCGTCCTGCACAGCGACGGGCTGCCCAGCCGCTGGGTCCCGCCGGCCGGCCCCCGCCTGCTCTCCTGCGACCCCGCCGTCACCGCCGCCGTGACGGTCCGCGACGCCGGCAGCTCCGCCCGGCCGGTGCGTGACGACACCGCCGTGGCCGTGCTGGCCCCGACCCCGCCGGACCGCCGATGA
- a CDS encoding STAS domain-containing protein produces the protein MPDHATAADHTTPASDVGKFLHRRREQIAQRWADEPLFRTVFTVSRDEAVEAGRVVVDALAQVADTGRVADTDAAGFTAVREQLAAMVASRSRFGLSSGQVSTEVDGLRTPAVNLLVADLPEASPEHLRECTTLLTVLMGTLRLVVLETSLSAGQALIARQQVELLEAATPVIRLWDGIVAVPLIGTLDSARSQVVMETLLESVVDQQARFAILDITGVPTVDSLVAQHLMKTVAAVRLMGAECVVSGIRPAIAQTIVHLGLDLGTVVTRSSLADALGYALHRLGADIVLATPGGAGPR, from the coding sequence TTGCCGGACCACGCAACGGCCGCAGACCACACGACGCCGGCGAGCGACGTCGGGAAGTTCCTGCACCGCCGCCGTGAGCAGATCGCCCAGCGCTGGGCCGACGAACCCCTCTTCCGCACGGTGTTCACCGTCTCGCGCGACGAGGCGGTGGAGGCGGGCCGGGTCGTCGTCGACGCGCTCGCCCAGGTGGCCGACACCGGCCGCGTCGCCGACACCGACGCGGCCGGGTTCACCGCGGTCCGCGAGCAGCTGGCCGCGATGGTGGCCTCCCGGTCCCGCTTCGGGCTCAGCTCCGGCCAGGTGTCCACCGAGGTGGACGGCCTGCGCACGCCCGCCGTGAACCTGCTGGTCGCCGACCTGCCCGAAGCGTCGCCCGAACACCTCAGGGAGTGCACGACCCTCCTGACGGTGCTCATGGGCACCCTGCGGCTGGTGGTCCTGGAGACCTCGCTGAGCGCGGGGCAGGCGCTCATCGCCCGGCAGCAGGTGGAGCTGCTGGAGGCCGCCACACCCGTCATCCGGCTCTGGGACGGCATCGTGGCCGTGCCGCTCATCGGGACGCTCGACAGCGCCCGCAGTCAGGTGGTGATGGAGACGCTGCTGGAGTCGGTCGTCGACCAGCAGGCCCGCTTCGCGATCCTCGACATCACCGGGGTGCCGACGGTCGACTCGCTGGTCGCCCAGCACCTGATGAAGACCGTCGCGGCTGTCCGGCTCATGGGCGCGGAATGCGTGGTGTCGGGCATCCGGCCCGCCATCGCGCAGACCATCGTGCACCTCGGCCTGGACCTGGGCACCGTGGTCACCAGGTCCAGCCTCGCCGACGCCCTGGGGTACGCCCTGCACCGGCTGGGTGCCGACATCGTGCTCGCGACGCCCGGCGGTGCTGGTCCTCGGTGA
- a CDS encoding STAS domain-containing protein, which yields MNHDHSLAGQAPVPVLRLGDVLLITLQGDLHDGTAEQLQQDIAEQIVRSRVTGVVIDISGVEIVDSFLGRVLAEIAASSRLLAARTVVAGMRPAVAITLVELGLSLPGLRTALNTEAALELLAGATGSPRREPR from the coding sequence GTGAACCACGACCACTCCCTCGCGGGCCAGGCCCCGGTACCGGTGCTCCGGCTCGGCGACGTCCTGCTCATCACCCTCCAGGGCGACCTGCACGACGGCACCGCGGAACAGCTCCAGCAGGACATCGCCGAGCAGATCGTCCGCAGCCGGGTGACCGGCGTGGTCATCGACATCTCCGGGGTGGAGATCGTCGACTCCTTCCTCGGGCGCGTCCTGGCCGAGATCGCGGCGAGTTCGCGGCTGCTGGCCGCGCGGACCGTGGTGGCCGGCATGCGCCCCGCGGTGGCGATCACACTCGTCGAGCTGGGGCTCTCCCTGCCGGGGCTGCGGACCGCGCTGAACACCGAGGCAGCTCTCGAGCTGCTCGCCGGGGCCACGGGCAGCCCGCGCCGGGAGCCTCGGTGA
- a CDS encoding anti-sigma regulatory factor, which produces MSETTAGVEARLPIRSDLDLVWVRQHVRRAAAALGFGLVEQTKLVTAASELARNTLVYGGGGEMAAERVADDGRGVQGLRLTFTDRGPGIADPERALSDGYTSGGGLGLGLGGARRLVHEFALDSTPGAGTTVTVTSWAGRPPRQREEHG; this is translated from the coding sequence GTGAGCGAGACGACCGCGGGCGTCGAGGCCCGCCTGCCGATCCGCTCGGACCTGGACCTGGTGTGGGTGCGGCAGCACGTGCGCCGGGCGGCCGCCGCGCTCGGTTTCGGCCTGGTGGAGCAGACCAAGCTGGTCACGGCGGCCAGCGAACTGGCCCGCAACACCCTCGTGTACGGCGGAGGCGGCGAGATGGCCGCGGAGCGCGTGGCGGACGACGGGAGGGGGGTGCAGGGCCTGCGGCTGACGTTCACGGACCGGGGGCCGGGCATCGCCGACCCGGAGCGGGCACTGAGCGACGGCTACACCTCCGGCGGCGGGCTGGGGCTCGGCCTGGGCGGAGCCCGCCGGCTGGTGCACGAGTTCGCCCTCGACAGCACGCCCGGCGCCGGCACCACCGTCACGGTGACCTCCTGGGCGGGCCGCCCGCCACGGCAGCGCGAGGAGCACGGATGA
- a CDS encoding STAS domain-containing protein: MSIAQNPLSVEVTLPREDVALVTVEGHLDLDTATEFQAHLANQLHHGRRHFLIDLSAVPFMDSSGMNIILRVYQEARALPGSVHVINPTPAVRRVLELTGVSLTVPISEKVDEALELIDRQQLPEEPQA; this comes from the coding sequence GTGTCCATCGCCCAGAACCCCCTGTCCGTCGAGGTCACGCTGCCTCGGGAGGACGTCGCCCTGGTCACGGTCGAAGGCCATCTCGACCTCGACACCGCGACCGAGTTCCAGGCTCATCTCGCCAATCAGCTGCACCACGGCCGACGGCATTTCCTCATCGACCTCTCGGCGGTGCCGTTCATGGACTCGTCCGGCATGAACATCATCCTGCGGGTCTACCAGGAGGCCCGGGCACTGCCGGGCAGTGTGCACGTGATCAACCCGACGCCGGCCGTGCGCCGTGTCCTGGAACTCACCGGGGTCAGCCTGACCGTGCCGATATCGGAGAAGGTCGACGAGGCTCTGGAGCTCATCGACCGGCAGCAGCTCCCGGAGGAGCCGCAGGCCTGA
- a CDS encoding MarR family winged helix-turn-helix transcriptional regulator codes for MSPSSRPQPLQVARVTSEAAELLEVLWGRASTAPVSASQLRVLFILEHHEGINLRTLAAFLGSSPPSTSRLCDRLQAVGFIERRVAAESRRELELLLSRRGSAFLADLRSRREATVEGVLELMSAAQRTALLRGLEAFCTAAAEQIEDSDGSDASDARTA; via the coding sequence ATGTCCCCCTCCTCGCGTCCGCAGCCCCTCCAGGTGGCTCGTGTGACCTCAGAGGCGGCGGAGCTGCTGGAAGTCCTCTGGGGCCGTGCCTCGACGGCGCCGGTCTCCGCCTCCCAGTTGCGCGTGCTGTTCATCCTCGAGCACCACGAAGGCATCAACCTGCGTACGCTGGCCGCCTTCCTCGGGTCCTCACCGCCGTCCACCAGCCGGCTGTGCGACCGGCTCCAGGCCGTCGGCTTCATCGAGCGCAGGGTCGCCGCAGAGAGCCGCCGGGAGCTGGAGCTCCTCCTGAGCCGCCGCGGGAGTGCCTTCCTCGCCGACCTCAGGTCACGCCGCGAGGCGACGGTGGAAGGTGTGCTGGAGCTGATGTCCGCCGCGCAGCGCACCGCGCTGCTGCGAGGGCTCGAGGCGTTCTGTACGGCTGCGGCGGAGCAGATCGAGGACTCGGACGGCTCCGACGCCTCCGACGCCCGTACCGCCTGA
- a CDS encoding PP2C family protein-serine/threonine phosphatase, with protein sequence MKRTWPISTVTDAARARITVARVASAHGVPPLERTRLSAALGVRLRQCLTKGGGWRFTVTAARGSLRVEVCASPADGETPWVVTAPCPEPAPAPVGDAVAGDPTALAEALLGADEDTALVLERLAEQEELVAFHREELHQTNQGVLALHAELDAAGRAQREAFAAEREARREAEDARRRLTFLADASAALTASLNHEEIVRRLPELLVPEYARTVDVWLFDAEDERGRAPSVPRPAAAVIAARTGRPQYAAADPGGLPGVQDQPPSALHPGRPLLCVPLPTRRAPLGVLTLTPPGERWDPDDAVMLVELTRRAGGALDNARRFEHNRDIAETLQRALLTDLPDTSGLRLAARYLPATYGLNIGGDWYDAFRQPDGSLITVIGDVTGHGLHAAVMMSQLRTALRAYAVDGGSPGELLTRLHMFLHHLQPDLYATAVIARFKPGEPVLTWAAAGHPPPVLRGPDGTVRTLDAKPGAMLGIPLHQEIADHTVPLEPGSTLALYTDGLVERRAQGIDPGIDRLAEALGALRPEELDEDLDGSAERILDPMLSDSERDDDVCLLLCHIDSRVGHRPGTGPRDRS encoded by the coding sequence ATGAAACGCACCTGGCCGATCAGCACCGTCACCGACGCGGCACGCGCGCGTATCACCGTCGCGCGGGTGGCCTCCGCCCACGGGGTGCCGCCGCTGGAACGCACCCGTCTGTCGGCGGCCCTCGGCGTGCGGCTGCGTCAGTGTCTGACCAAGGGCGGCGGCTGGCGGTTCACCGTGACGGCGGCCCGGGGTTCGCTGCGGGTCGAGGTCTGCGCCTCCCCGGCCGACGGCGAAACACCGTGGGTGGTCACGGCGCCCTGCCCGGAACCGGCCCCGGCGCCCGTCGGCGACGCCGTGGCGGGGGACCCGACCGCCCTCGCGGAGGCGCTGCTCGGCGCCGACGAGGACACCGCCCTGGTGCTGGAGCGACTGGCCGAGCAGGAGGAACTGGTCGCCTTTCACCGCGAGGAGCTGCACCAGACCAACCAGGGCGTGCTGGCGCTGCACGCCGAGCTGGACGCCGCCGGACGCGCCCAGCGCGAGGCGTTCGCGGCGGAGCGGGAGGCCCGTCGCGAGGCGGAGGACGCCCGGCGCCGGCTGACGTTCCTGGCCGATGCCAGCGCGGCGCTGACAGCCTCCCTCAACCATGAGGAGATCGTGCGGCGGCTGCCCGAACTGCTCGTGCCCGAGTACGCCCGCACGGTCGACGTCTGGCTGTTCGACGCCGAGGACGAGCGGGGGCGGGCGCCGTCCGTTCCGCGTCCGGCGGCCGCCGTGATCGCGGCCCGCACCGGGCGCCCCCAGTACGCGGCCGCGGATCCCGGAGGGCTGCCCGGCGTGCAGGACCAGCCGCCGTCGGCGCTGCATCCCGGCCGGCCCCTGCTGTGCGTACCGCTGCCGACGCGGCGCGCTCCGCTGGGCGTCCTGACACTGACCCCGCCCGGCGAGCGCTGGGACCCCGACGACGCCGTCATGCTCGTGGAGCTCACCCGGCGCGCCGGCGGGGCACTCGACAACGCCCGCCGCTTCGAGCACAACCGGGACATCGCCGAGACCCTCCAGCGGGCCCTGCTGACCGACCTGCCGGACACCTCGGGCCTGCGTCTGGCCGCCCGCTATCTGCCGGCGACGTACGGGCTGAACATCGGCGGAGACTGGTACGACGCGTTCCGGCAGCCCGACGGCAGCCTGATCACGGTCATCGGCGACGTGACCGGGCACGGGCTGCACGCGGCGGTGATGATGAGCCAGCTGCGCACCGCGCTGCGCGCCTACGCCGTCGACGGCGGCAGCCCGGGCGAGCTGCTGACGCGGCTGCACATGTTCCTGCACCATCTCCAGCCCGACCTGTACGCGACCGCCGTGATCGCCCGCTTCAAGCCCGGCGAGCCGGTGCTGACCTGGGCGGCGGCGGGCCATCCGCCGCCGGTGCTACGCGGCCCCGACGGCACGGTGCGCACCCTGGACGCCAAGCCGGGGGCGATGCTCGGCATCCCGCTGCACCAGGAGATCGCCGACCACACGGTGCCGCTGGAGCCGGGGTCCACGCTCGCGCTCTACACGGACGGGCTGGTCGAGCGGCGGGCCCAGGGCATAGACCCCGGCATCGATCGGCTGGCGGAGGCGCTCGGCGCGCTGCGCCCCGAGGAGCTGGACGAGGACCTGGACGGCTCGGCGGA
- a CDS encoding SpoIIE family protein phosphatase, with translation MTIPTQPKEPGDDRALSVPAASAAAPATTTLEADVVPSAGKSEEAVSPSDPDGVAAASPVGRLAATVDRLRREVMAAQVEADGRALVELAKGILVERLGCGPSEAAQQLSELAGQAGLSPLEFAVDVINQAAKDRVSEVTEAFLAAVTRADDPSEQSAAVRLRAAESGALAAAHDTQAVADSLLQHALGPLGAVAVAIWAAGPDGSLTLAGSAGFSPGEAERWRYVPPEVATVARGALTEGTTQWFESLSLIGLPTMGRQMHPDGGRAAVPAGHAGRVNGILEIAWPAPLAQQPPAVVRQVEALAELCAHTLQAYAHVKGPAQETPVLLPDVSELMDLTDGLHDPALVLVPHVDTAGKLVDFRIQHVNNRFLDPAGRPRAVVNGALLLEAYPMTAGGGDLFQRIERVHATGEPFRARRMSLTALVGEVPLAAVADVSISRHGSCVLLIWRIEDEAARLASLLQNAQRLGRIGGFEEDLLTGETTWNGQLFTLYGRPESSPPVPLEDLAAHTHPDDAVVVGRLLRTLLHRRRPASAAFRLQRPDGVTRHMRIVAEPVLDTDDRLVAVRGAYQDISAQHWTEVALAATRDQLAQSEQHASERSRLALQLQHAIMPPAWAPLEAPGLQVAVRYRPAEEEHLVGGDWYDAVVLPSGLVMLCVGDVAGHGIEAATSMVVLRNALRGLAVTGAGPGQLLSWLNIVAHHLTGSITATAVCGLYDPARHTLRWARAGHLPPVLVRDAQAAPLPLLRGMLLGAVPETVYEEEEVQLAAEDTLLMYTDGLIERRDRSVEESLTQLLVQARTVPPTLDQQLDRLLTYSRSDTDDDTCIVGIRVH, from the coding sequence GTGACCATTCCCACTCAGCCGAAGGAACCCGGCGACGACCGGGCCCTGTCCGTACCGGCCGCGTCCGCCGCGGCCCCGGCCACCACGACGCTGGAGGCCGACGTCGTCCCGTCGGCCGGGAAGTCCGAGGAAGCCGTGAGCCCGAGCGATCCGGACGGTGTCGCTGCGGCCTCGCCCGTGGGGCGGCTGGCCGCCACGGTGGACCGGCTGCGCCGGGAGGTCATGGCGGCCCAGGTGGAGGCCGACGGGCGCGCCCTGGTCGAGCTCGCCAAGGGGATTCTGGTGGAGCGCCTCGGCTGTGGTCCGAGCGAGGCCGCCCAGCAGCTCTCGGAGCTGGCCGGGCAGGCCGGCCTGAGTCCGCTGGAGTTCGCGGTGGACGTCATCAACCAGGCGGCCAAGGACCGGGTGTCCGAGGTGACGGAGGCCTTCCTGGCGGCCGTCACCAGGGCGGACGATCCCTCGGAGCAGTCGGCGGCCGTGCGGCTGCGGGCCGCCGAGAGCGGGGCGCTGGCGGCGGCGCACGACACCCAGGCGGTCGCCGACTCCCTGCTCCAGCACGCGCTGGGGCCGCTGGGCGCGGTCGCCGTGGCGATCTGGGCGGCGGGCCCCGACGGCTCACTGACCCTCGCCGGCAGTGCGGGCTTCTCCCCCGGGGAGGCCGAGCGCTGGCGGTACGTCCCGCCGGAGGTGGCCACGGTGGCACGCGGCGCTCTCACCGAGGGCACCACCCAGTGGTTCGAGTCGCTGTCCCTGATCGGGCTGCCCACCATGGGCCGTCAGATGCATCCGGACGGTGGCCGGGCGGCCGTGCCCGCCGGGCACGCCGGGCGCGTGAACGGGATCCTGGAGATCGCCTGGCCGGCGCCGCTGGCCCAGCAGCCGCCCGCGGTGGTGCGCCAGGTGGAGGCGCTGGCGGAGCTGTGCGCCCACACGCTCCAGGCGTACGCGCACGTCAAGGGCCCGGCCCAGGAGACGCCGGTGCTGCTGCCCGACGTGTCGGAGCTGATGGACCTGACGGACGGTCTGCACGACCCGGCCCTCGTCCTGGTGCCGCACGTCGACACGGCGGGAAAGCTGGTGGACTTCCGCATCCAGCACGTCAACAACCGCTTCCTCGACCCGGCGGGCCGCCCGCGCGCCGTGGTCAACGGGGCCTTGCTGCTCGAGGCCTATCCGATGACCGCCGGCGGCGGTGACCTCTTCCAGCGGATCGAGCGCGTGCACGCCACCGGCGAGCCGTTCCGGGCGCGTCGTATGAGTCTGACGGCGCTGGTCGGCGAGGTGCCGCTGGCCGCGGTCGCGGACGTCAGCATCAGCCGGCACGGGAGTTGTGTGCTGTTGATCTGGCGCATCGAGGACGAGGCGGCGCGGCTGGCGAGTCTGTTGCAGAACGCCCAGCGCCTCGGCCGTATCGGCGGTTTCGAGGAGGACCTCCTCACCGGCGAGACCACATGGAACGGGCAGCTGTTCACCCTGTACGGGCGCCCTGAGTCGAGCCCTCCGGTCCCGCTGGAGGACCTGGCGGCGCACACCCATCCCGACGACGCGGTCGTCGTGGGGCGCCTGCTGCGCACGCTGCTGCACCGCCGCCGTCCGGCGTCCGCCGCGTTCCGGCTTCAGCGGCCGGACGGGGTGACCCGGCACATGCGGATCGTCGCCGAGCCGGTGCTCGACACCGACGACCGGCTGGTCGCCGTGCGCGGCGCCTACCAGGACATCTCCGCGCAGCACTGGACGGAGGTGGCGCTCGCGGCCACCCGCGACCAGCTGGCCCAGAGCGAGCAGCACGCCAGTGAGCGCAGCAGGCTGGCGCTCCAGCTCCAGCACGCCATCATGCCGCCGGCCTGGGCGCCCCTGGAGGCTCCCGGTCTCCAGGTGGCGGTGCGCTACCGGCCTGCCGAGGAGGAGCATCTGGTGGGGGGTGACTGGTACGACGCCGTCGTGCTGCCCTCCGGACTGGTGATGCTGTGCGTGGGTGATGTGGCCGGGCACGGCATCGAGGCGGCGACCAGCATGGTGGTGCTGCGCAACGCGCTGCGCGGACTGGCCGTGACCGGCGCGGGGCCCGGCCAGCTGCTGTCCTGGCTCAACATCGTCGCCCACCATCTGACGGGTTCCATCACGGCCACGGCGGTGTGCGGTCTGTACGACCCCGCCCGGCACACCCTGCGCTGGGCCCGGGCGGGCCATCTGCCGCCGGTGCTGGTGCGCGACGCCCAGGCGGCGCCGCTGCCCCTGCTGAGGGGGATGCTGCTGGGCGCCGTACCGGAGACGGTGTACGAGGAGGAGGAGGTCCAGCTGGCCGCCGAGGACACGCTGCTCATGTACACCGACGGGCTGATCGAGCGGCGTGACCGGTCCGTGGAGGAGTCGCTGACCCAGTTGCTGGTGCAGGCGCGCACGGTGCCGCCGACGCTCGACCAGCAGCTGGACCGCCTGCTCACCTACAGCAGGTCGGACACGGACGACGACACCTGCATCGTGGGCATCCGCGTGCACTGA
- a CDS encoding PP2C family protein-serine/threonine phosphatase, whose product MDRLLAAGRALRSAAPHRLPGALRQVLRTHYAAEAAELLLADYGLTVLLPVPPAADSPDPVPVQGSAPGRAFGSQQPYVEEPHAGLVRAHLPVTVRGDRLGVLSLTLPVPSRESLTELAELAELVGHEVVVAERDTDLYVRARRKDRLTLAAEMQWQLLPARSCDREEYALGAQLEPAYAVFGDNFDWAASADHLMVYVTNGMGEGIEASLLTNLGINALRNARRAGVPIEDQAALADQALYAHYRGEAHLSVLLVDIELSTGRMRIIDAGSPQLLLLRERTLSLVDLDAQLPLGMFEETDYVAQELTLLPGDRLLFVSDGVHGVAGPGGDTYGEHALARAVAGASLLPAADVPAAVLRELNTYRGRPEPDDDALVVCLDWFGAQPSRSGEPAASTETAGSDRPGATAGHRWVRGGDTQADKNQE is encoded by the coding sequence GTGGACAGACTCCTCGCCGCCGGGCGCGCCCTGCGCTCCGCGGCACCGCACCGGCTGCCCGGAGCCCTGCGCCAGGTGCTGCGCACCCACTACGCCGCCGAGGCGGCGGAGCTCCTGCTGGCCGACTACGGGCTGACGGTGCTGCTGCCCGTGCCGCCCGCCGCCGACAGCCCGGACCCGGTGCCCGTGCAGGGCAGCGCACCCGGTCGGGCCTTCGGGTCGCAGCAGCCGTACGTCGAGGAGCCGCACGCCGGACTGGTGCGGGCCCATCTGCCCGTCACCGTGCGCGGCGACCGGCTGGGCGTGCTGTCCCTGACGCTGCCTGTGCCGAGCCGGGAGTCCCTGACCGAACTCGCCGAACTGGCCGAGCTCGTGGGACACGAGGTGGTGGTCGCCGAGCGCGACACCGACCTCTATGTGCGGGCCCGCCGCAAGGACCGGCTGACGCTGGCGGCGGAGATGCAGTGGCAGCTTCTCCCCGCCCGCTCCTGCGACCGGGAGGAATACGCGCTGGGTGCCCAGCTGGAGCCCGCCTATGCCGTCTTCGGCGACAACTTCGACTGGGCGGCGTCCGCCGACCATCTGATGGTCTACGTCACCAACGGGATGGGCGAGGGCATCGAGGCCTCCCTGCTGACCAACCTCGGGATCAACGCGCTGCGCAACGCGCGTCGCGCCGGCGTCCCGATAGAGGACCAGGCGGCTCTGGCCGACCAGGCGCTCTACGCCCACTACCGGGGCGAGGCGCACCTGTCGGTCCTGCTGGTGGACATCGAGCTGTCGACCGGGCGGATGCGGATCATCGACGCGGGCTCGCCGCAGCTCCTGTTGCTGCGTGAGCGGACCCTGTCCCTCGTGGACCTCGACGCGCAGCTGCCGCTGGGCATGTTCGAGGAGACCGACTACGTCGCCCAGGAGCTCACCCTGCTGCCCGGCGACCGGCTGCTGTTCGTCAGCGACGGAGTCCACGGGGTCGCCGGGCCGGGCGGCGACACGTACGGCGAGCACGCCCTGGCGCGGGCGGTCGCAGGCGCTTCCCTGCTGCCGGCGGCGGACGTCCCGGCGGCGGTGCTGCGCGAGCTCAACACGTACCGGGGCCGCCCCGAACCGGACGACGACGCGCTCGTCGTGTGTCTCGACTGGTTCGGAGCACAGCCGAGCCGGTCCGGGGAGCCGGCCGCGTCGACGGAGACGGCCGGGTCGGACCGCCCCGGCGCGACCGCCGGCCACCGGTGGGTTCGCGGTGGCGACACACAAGCCGACAAGAACCAGGAGTGA